The Methanooceanicella nereidis genomic interval GCATGCCAGCAGTGATCTGAAACCATCGCTGAGCCCTGATACGGACCTGTCAGCACTCACCGCTATAATACAATCCGCGGACGGCGATATTTCCTCGTCCTTCGTGATCTCGAAAGTCGAACGATGTGTCGCGGTCACATTTTTATGCCCTCGCGCACGGATAACTTCTTTAAGCATACACAGGCTATATGTACTCTGGTGGCTCATAAAAGAAACGGAGAGATTTAAAAGATATGGAAAAGATGGAGATAATAGAGGCAGAATGCCCTTCATGCAGTCCGGACGAGCCGGTTGCTCACCTTGTTTTGAAGGAAAGCGAAGGCAGGGTAAGATGCGAAGAATGCGGCCTCGTACACGTAATACCGGTAAAAAAGCAGAGATTTGTTAAGCTAAAGGTCATCGTTAGCAGACAGGATAAATCATCGGTACAGGAGACAGAGGTCGACGCGGATGAATACCTGCATGCAGGCGACGAGTTTGTCGTGGACACGGGCGAGGAGATCAGCGGCGTACGTATCCAGTCCCTGGAACTAAAAACCAGTAAGAGAGTGGAAAAAGCGAAGCCCGAAGAGGTGCTCACCATTTGGGCCAGGGCCATAGACGAGGTCATTGTAAAAATTGCCGTACAGAAGCACGAAATAACCGAGTCGCTCGATTATAAGGTTAACGGGGATTACGAGTTCACGATAGGCGATACGATAAAAGTGAAGGGATATGAGGTCAAGATATCCTACATAAAGATAAGGGATGGCGCCCTGATGAAGAGGGAAGGCGCTACAGCCAAGGCAAAGGATATTAAAAGAATATATTCAAAGATAGTATCGGAAAGCAAGTTCGGCTCGAGAAAAGGAGTAAGAGGAGGAAGAAAGATATCGGGCTCAATGAGATCGTCGCGCGAGACCTGAGAAAAGACCTAATATCGAGATTAGGCTTCGAAGGCATTAGCAGCAGGGTACTCGATGCCATCGAAGCTGTCCCCAGGCACAAGTTCGTGCCGGAGGATGAGGAAGAACTAGCTTATTATGATACGCCCCTGTCGATCGGTGACGGACAGACGATATCGGCTCCCAGCATGGTCGCTGTGATGTGCGACGTACTGGACATACGCGAAGGCATGAAAGTCCTGGAAGTGGGAACAGGCCTGGGGTACCATTCCGCCGTGATGTCATTGCTGGCGAAGCCGGGGAAGATATACACCGTCGAAAGATTTGCTGACCTTGCCGAAAGAGCCAGGTCGATACTCGGCGAACTGGGCTATGATAACGTTGAAGTTTTCGTATCGGACGGGAGCGAAGGGCTCGCGCAATTCGCCCCTTATGACAGGATAAGCGTGGCATGTGCCGCGCCGAAGGTCCCCG includes:
- a CDS encoding HVO_0476 family zinc finger protein is translated as MEKMEIIEAECPSCSPDEPVAHLVLKESEGRVRCEECGLVHVIPVKKQRFVKLKVIVSRQDKSSVQETEVDADEYLHAGDEFVVDTGEEISGVRIQSLELKTSKRVEKAKPEEVLTIWARAIDEVIVKIAVQKHEITESLDYKVNGDYEFTIGDTIKVKGYEVKISYIKIRDGALMKREGATAKAKDIKRIYSKIVSESKFGSRKGVRGGRKISGSMRSSRET
- a CDS encoding protein-L-isoaspartate O-methyltransferase, which encodes MSRLGFEGISSRVLDAIEAVPRHKFVPEDEEELAYYDTPLSIGDGQTISAPSMVAVMCDVLDIREGMKVLEVGTGLGYHSAVMSLLAKPGKIYTVERFADLAERARSILGELGYDNVEVFVSDGSEGLAQFAPYDRISVACAAPKVPEPLIEQLKENGKMVIPVGKYTQELVLVEKIEGKVRMHDRGGVAFVPMVGKYGFKERGRYI